In Selenomonas dianae, a genomic segment contains:
- a CDS encoding PD-(D/E)XK nuclease family transposase — protein sequence MAFDTEEARRARYREIVQSFTLMDDVFMTAVFQDSLPCVDLVLQIILNRPNLHATSVVTQHTLKNLHGHDVRLDIHAFADGQEFNIEIQRAKKGAVPRRARYHSSIMDANALAEGADYEKLPETYVIFITETDVLGKGKPLYVIRRMIEDDGDVFDDGSHIVYVNASMVDEETPLGKLMHDFRCVQPEKMYYAVLAERTGAFKNTEEGAVGMNSMWEQFKQELIEEGREQGRETERLSSIRRLMTELQLTVEKAMDVLAIPQSEWARYKAML from the coding sequence ATGGCATTTGATACAGAGGAAGCGAGGCGTGCGCGCTATAGGGAAATCGTTCAGAGCTTTACGCTGATGGATGATGTTTTTATGACGGCTGTGTTTCAGGACAGCCTTCCCTGCGTTGATCTGGTCTTGCAGATCATCCTGAACCGTCCGAATCTCCACGCGACAAGCGTTGTGACGCAGCATACACTGAAAAATCTGCATGGGCATGACGTGCGGCTCGACATTCATGCGTTTGCCGATGGACAGGAGTTTAATATCGAAATCCAACGTGCGAAAAAGGGCGCAGTACCGCGCAGAGCACGCTATCACAGCAGCATCATGGATGCGAATGCACTGGCGGAGGGGGCGGACTACGAGAAGCTGCCCGAGACCTATGTCATCTTCATTACGGAGACGGATGTGCTCGGCAAGGGCAAACCGCTCTATGTGATCCGACGGATGATCGAGGATGATGGAGATGTCTTTGACGACGGCTCACACATCGTCTATGTGAACGCCTCGATGGTGGACGAAGAAACGCCACTTGGGAAACTGATGCACGATTTTCGATGTGTGCAGCCGGAGAAGATGTACTATGCCGTTCTTGCAGAACGAACAGGAGCGTTTAAGAACACCGAGGAAGGAGCAGTTGGTATGAACTCGATGTGGGAACAGTTCAAGCAGGAACTTATTGAAGAGGGGAGGGAGCAGGGGCGAGAGACGGAGCGTCTTTCCTCCATTCGGAGATTGATGACCGAGCTTCAGCTCACCGTGGAGAAAGCAATGGATGTCCTCGCCATTCCCCAATCGGAGTGGGCGCGGTACAAGGCGATGCTATGA
- a CDS encoding flagellin, translating to MAMVVKNNMPAVNTLNTLNKNESALSKSLQKVSSGMKINSAGDDASGMAISERMRVQVRSLDQDDNNTKNGSALLRTAEGAVQSTIEILKTLKEKAINAANDTNTDEDRAVIQKEVDHLIDQIDENALTTYNGKYLIDGSRNGLVVGEGDGGTRSTYSNMSLGKDTTDTTRLTALKRRDGNALGIHPTDTVTASWVHNGVSYTGKISPIGNTDIAAMVGIITGDHAGWYSDTAEIGKDEYGKTVYTPDRQPAVTIRADKAGVKQQVSGITFTITDNRGNLRKEVNAVLDDFREVVRAQNPSADNALVLQTGVKANQSVKVGFTDMRSAALGLQSSDGKGWDHGTLGAGISVVGSGPKVQVTTREAANAAINVFENALIKATDQMVAIGAAQNRLGYTSSNLVTASENVQDSESVIRDSDMAKEMTAYTKNNVLTQSAQAMLAQANQNSSAVLSLLQ from the coding sequence ATGGCGATGGTGGTCAAGAATAATATGCCGGCGGTGAATACGCTCAACACGCTCAACAAGAATGAGAGCGCACTCTCGAAGAGTCTGCAGAAGGTTTCCTCGGGCATGAAGATCAACAGCGCGGGAGACGATGCCTCGGGCATGGCGATCTCGGAGCGGATGCGCGTGCAGGTGCGCTCGCTCGACCAGGACGACAACAACACGAAGAACGGTTCTGCGCTCCTCCGAACGGCAGAGGGCGCGGTGCAGTCCACCATCGAAATCCTCAAGACGCTCAAGGAAAAGGCGATCAACGCCGCGAACGATACAAACACGGACGAGGATCGCGCCGTCATCCAGAAGGAAGTCGATCACCTCATCGACCAGATCGACGAGAACGCACTCACGACGTACAACGGGAAATATCTCATTGATGGGTCGCGGAATGGGCTTGTTGTCGGTGAGGGGGACGGCGGAACGCGCTCCACCTACTCCAATATGAGCCTTGGGAAGGATACGACTGACACCACCAGATTGACGGCACTGAAACGTCGTGACGGCAATGCACTTGGGATTCATCCGACAGATACCGTAACAGCTTCGTGGGTACATAATGGTGTCAGTTATACGGGCAAGATTTCACCGATTGGAAACACGGATATAGCCGCTATGGTCGGTATTATTACAGGAGATCATGCAGGTTGGTACTCAGATACGGCAGAAATTGGCAAGGATGAATACGGGAAAACGGTGTATACGCCGGATCGTCAGCCTGCTGTGACGATTCGTGCGGATAAGGCGGGCGTTAAGCAGCAAGTGTCCGGCATTACTTTCACGATAACGGATAATCGTGGAAATTTACGCAAGGAAGTCAACGCTGTTCTTGACGACTTTCGGGAAGTTGTGCGTGCACAAAACCCGTCGGCGGATAATGCACTCGTGCTCCAGACCGGGGTCAAGGCAAATCAGAGTGTAAAGGTCGGCTTCACTGATATGCGCTCGGCGGCACTCGGACTCCAGTCCTCGGACGGAAAGGGTTGGGATCATGGGACTCTGGGTGCGGGGATTTCCGTTGTCGGCAGTGGCCCGAAGGTTCAGGTGACAACACGTGAGGCTGCGAACGCTGCGATTAACGTGTTTGAGAATGCACTCATCAAGGCAACGGATCAGATGGTTGCCATCGGTGCGGCGCAGAACCGCCTCGGCTATACGAGCAGCAACCTTGTCACAGCATCCGAGAACGTGCAGGATTCCGAGTCTGTCATCCGCGATTCGGATATGGCGAAGGAAATGACGGCATACACAAAGAACAACGTACTCACGCAGTCGGCACAGGCGATGCTCGCGCAGGCAAACCAGAACTCAAGCGCGGTACTGAGCCTGTTGCAGTAA
- a CDS encoding Rpn family recombination-promoting nuclease/putative transposase — protein sequence MSGYRIKPWEELTISDDYMFKLIMSRKRICKQMLERILHIEIEDIDYLETEKTVTARYHSKGIRLDVYVKDDQGTVYNIEMQVRKPEGDGLSKRTRYYQSMMDADLLAAGADYDTLNPTIIIFICPFDPFGMGRYFYTFENCCVEDAALRLNDGARKIFLNTKGRLGEIDNSIRAFLQYVDGVMTADHFVQEIDEEIQKVKRIEGEAVSYMTYEMKIKEERKEERKETRMEDIRRLISKLKISAEQAMDLLEIPQAERQLYKSAL from the coding sequence ATGAGTGGGTATCGGATCAAGCCATGGGAAGAGCTGACCATCAGTGACGACTATATGTTCAAGCTCATCATGAGCCGCAAGCGTATCTGCAAGCAGATGCTTGAGCGGATTCTTCACATTGAGATCGAGGACATTGACTATCTTGAGACGGAGAAAACAGTTACGGCACGTTATCACAGCAAGGGGATTCGTCTGGATGTCTATGTGAAGGACGATCAGGGCACTGTCTACAACATCGAGATGCAGGTGCGAAAGCCCGAGGGGGACGGCCTCTCGAAGCGGACGCGTTACTATCAGTCCATGATGGATGCTGATCTCCTCGCGGCAGGTGCAGACTATGATACGCTCAATCCGACGATTATCATCTTTATCTGCCCATTTGATCCGTTTGGCATGGGGCGATATTTCTACACCTTTGAGAATTGCTGTGTCGAGGATGCAGCTTTGCGGTTGAACGATGGGGCTCGAAAGATTTTTCTCAACACAAAGGGGCGACTTGGTGAGATCGACAATTCCATTCGTGCGTTTTTGCAGTACGTCGACGGCGTGATGACGGCAGATCACTTCGTGCAGGAGATCGACGAGGAGATTCAGAAGGTCAAGCGGATCGAAGGAGAGGCGGTGAGTTACATGACGTATGAGATGAAAATCAAAGAGGAACGCAAAGAGGAGCGCAAAGAAACTCGAATGGAAGATATTCGTCGACTGATTTCAAAGCTAAAAATATCAGCAGAACAGGCGATGGACTTGCTTGAGATTCCGCAGGCAGAGCGTCAGCTCTATAAGAGTGCTTTGTGA